The nucleotide sequence GACTTCAGTCATGtgacaacacaaataaaaacataaccgTGATAACAGCTGGGCTGCAATCAGCTGCTTTAAAACACAGAATGAACCACCACAGAGAGTCTTAAGGAAACACGGTTTCTTATTTTTGCTTCTGATGGAAGAACTCAGATATGTCTGAGTCTTGTATTGACAATGAAACATCAGCTCAATTTTCTTTGTTGAGAACAATGGGGAGAACTGAGAACAGGCAAACGCATGAGTGTTTGTTTGAATGGAGCCAGACAGGTTATAGTTGAAGTCACCTCAGTTTTTTGCTATCCATATTGCTGTCTGTAGTTTTACAGGGGTCAGTCAAAGCTGGAGGTACAAAATCAGAAAAGCTGGTGAACCAACACAGTAAACTGAAAGCTGCACAGAAATTCAGACTGGACTCAGCAGGAAGGCCATTATTTTCATGTTGCGGAAACCATCTTATTAAATGTTGCAATCAACACTTTAACTCAAAGGACCTTCCCTtttgtttgtctctttgtggaCCGACATAATGTGAGCTAATTCTTCATGATTCCTCCACAGAGTCGACCAGGAGGGCTCAGAGGTTCCCAGTGGTCAGTCTGCTCAGCAGCATCAAACACCCCTGGACGGGATTTTTATGGTCCGTGCATGTACAACAAGTACTTTTACATCTATTCTATTAACGCTGATCTCAATTCTACATTATTTTTAGACCAGTTGATCGTTAGTTTCTCCAACATGGATCTGATTTTAGCTTGATTGtcatttatataatattttgttgcagctgctggaggagaacATTGTTACTTTTGTGAAGAAAGAGCTGAAGAAGATCCAGAGGGATCTGAGTTCAGGTTATCCAGGCTCAAAGAGTCAGAGGGAGGATGAGCAGGTGTTGGATggtgaggaggaagagcagaggaggagcagcacaGAGGCATTTTTGAAGATCACACAGCATTTTCTGAGGAGAATGAATCAGGAGGATCTGGCTGACTGTCTGGAGAGCAGTAAGGGCTTCTCTAAATATTTAACCTGCTGGATGAATGGGACATTTACTAATATCtcaagagatgaagagaaatgtttgttgatgatgtttttatatatatatatatataatgtttggGGGAATTAAATGGTCATGTTCTCCTCATAAATCTCTGAAACTGATTTTATGTTTATACAGTGAATCATGGTCCAGTTTATCAGCATAAACATAAATCTAACCTGAAGAAGAGGTTCCGGCTTGTATTTGAGGGGATTGCTAAAGCAGGAAACCCAACCCAACTGAATGAGATCTTcacagagctctacatcacTGAGGGAGAGACTGGAGAGGTCAATGATGAACATGAAgtcagacagattgaaacagcatCAAGGAAACCAGACAGACAAGAAACATCTATTAAATGTGAAGACATCTTTAAACCCTCACCAGCAAGAAACGAACCAATCAGGACAGTGATGACAAAGGGAGTGGCTGGCATTGGGAAAACAGTCTTaacacagaagttcactctggactgggctgaaAGCAAAGCCAACCAGGACATACAGTTGACATTTCCATTCACAttcagagagctgaatgtgctgaaagagaaaaagttcAGCTTGGTGGAACTTGTTCATCACTTCTTTACTGAAATTAGAGAAGCAGGAATCTGCAGGTTTGACGAGTTCCAGAttgtgttcatctttgacggtcTGGATGAGTGTCGACTTCCTCTGGACTTCCACAACAACCAGATCCTGACTGATGTcacagagtccacctcagtggacgtgctgctgacaaacctcatcagggggaaactgcttccctctgctcgcctctggataacctcacgacctgcagcagccaatcagatccctcctgagtgtgttgatatggtgacagaggtcagagggttcATTGACCtacagaaggaggagtacttcaaGAAGAGATTCAGtgaggaggagcaggccagcAAGGTAATCTCCCACATCAAGACATCACGAAGCATCTTcatcatgtgccacatcccagttttctgctggatcactgcgaCAGTTCTGGAGGAAGTGTTGGAgaccagagagggaggacagctgcccaagaccctgacagagatgtacatccacttcctggtggttcagtccaaactgaaaaacatcaagtatgatggaggagctgGGACAGACGCACACTGGAATCCAAAGAACAGGAAGATGATTGTGTCTCtgggaaaactggcttttgagcagctgcagaaaggcaaCCTGATCTTCTATGAATCAGATCTGACAGAGTGTGGCATTGATATCAAAGAAGCctcagtgtactcaggagtgttcacccagatctttaaagaggagagagggctgtATCAGGACAAAGTGTTCTGCTTTGTCCATCTGAgtgttcaggagtttctggctgctcttcatgtccatcTGACATTCATCAACTCTGGTGTCAATCTGCTGACAGAAGAACAATCAACCTTCCAGACGtctgaaacaacaaaatgtgaatCTGCAGTGACACATTTCTACCAGAGTGCTGTGGACAAGGCCTTACAGAGTCCAAATGGACACCTGGACTTGttcctccgcttcctcctgGGACTATTGCTTCAGCCCAACCAGGTTCTCCTAGAAGGCCTGCTGATACTAGCAGAAAGAAGCTCACAGATCAATCAGAATATAGTCCAGTATATCAAGGAGAAAATTGAGGAGAACCCCTGTCCAGAAAAAAGCATCAATTtgttccactgtctgaatgaactgaatgatcgTTCTCTAGTGGAGCAGATCCAACAGTTCCTGAGTTCAGGAAGTCTCTCCACAAataaactctctcctgctcagtggtcagctctggtcttCATCTTATTGTCATCAGAAGATCTGGACCTGTTTGACTTGAAGAAATATTCTGCTTCAGAGGAGGCTCTTCTGAGGCTGCTTCCAGTGGTCAAAGCCTCCAAGAAATCTATGTAAGctgcatttatttatctaaaaatatgaaatactaATTCCATATTTCAACtgggaaaaaaaagttaataacATCTTACTGGTTTCCTTACTGTTGTCTCTCCAGACTAAGtggctgtaacctctcagaAAGCAGCTGTGAAGCTTTGTCCTCAGTTCTTAGCTCCCAGACCTCTAGTCTGAGAGAGTTGGACCTGAGtgacaacaacctgcaggattcaggagtgaagctgctgtctgctggactgaaGAGTTCACACTGCACACTTGAAACTCTC is from Micropterus dolomieu isolate WLL.071019.BEF.003 ecotype Adirondacks linkage group LG02, ASM2129224v1, whole genome shotgun sequence and encodes:
- the LOC123983908 gene encoding NLR family CARD domain-containing protein 3-like; the protein is MNQCEDTEEGVPPSTPTLCGGYDSSTKAQSPEQQHSPVFPGLGPGPSCMSVKSDLSMELPLLFKRQGLPMTESYGRPASVEPEPESSCVSLKSDRSNDRDIDFKGRQPSAAKRHCGRPASFEPEPEPSCVSLKSVRSNDRDIDFKGQQPSAAKRVDQEGSEVPSGQSAQQHQTPLDGIFMLLEENIVTFVKKELKKIQRDLSSGYPGSKSQREDEQVLDGEEEEQRRSSTEAFLKITQHFLRRMNQEDLADCLESMNHGPVYQHKHKSNLKKRFRLVFEGIAKAGNPTQLNEIFTELYITEGETGEVNDEHEVRQIETASRKPDRQETSIKCEDIFKPSPARNEPIRTVMTKGVAGIGKTVLTQKFTLDWAESKANQDIQLTFPFTFRELNVLKEKKFSLVELVHHFFTEIREAGICRFDEFQIVFIFDGLDECRLPLDFHNNQILTDVTESTSVDVLLTNLIRGKLLPSARLWITSRPAAANQIPPECVDMVTEVRGFIDLQKEEYFKKRFSEEEQASKVISHIKTSRSIFIMCHIPVFCWITATVLEEVLETREGGQLPKTLTEMYIHFLVVQSKLKNIKYDGGAGTDAHWNPKNRKMIVSLGKLAFEQLQKGNLIFYESDLTECGIDIKEASVYSGVFTQIFKEERGLYQDKVFCFVHLSVQEFLAALHVHLTFINSGVNLLTEEQSTFQTSETTKCESAVTHFYQSAVDKALQSPNGHLDLFLRFLLGLLLQPNQVLLEGLLILAERSSQINQNIVQYIKEKIEENPCPEKSINLFHCLNELNDRSLVEQIQQFLSSGSLSTNKLSPAQWSALVFILLSSEDLDLFDLKKYSASEEALLRLLPVVKASKKSILSGCNLSESSCEALSSVLSSQTSSLRELDLSDNNLQDSGVKLLSAGLKSSHCTLETLRLSGCLITEEGSASLASALSSNPSHLKKLDLSYNHPGDSAVKLLSAGLKDPSWSLKTLSLEPGGVQWLKPGLMKYSCELAFDTNTVNRNLKLSENNRKVAYVEERQSYPDHPDRFDRCPQLLCGNGLTGRCYWEVEWSGRASIAVTYRGIGRKGDSDDSVFGENDQSWRLICSDGGRYYVWHNNKRTSIYSISSSSSVSNRVAVYVDFPTGSLSFYRISSDALIHLHTFNTTFTEPLYPGFGFGFLPGSSVSLCFL